The following are encoded in a window of Sulfurimonas sp. C5 genomic DNA:
- a CDS encoding alpha/beta hydrolase, with product MLEIVTDDEVKLEGVVYEPKDFNATMLFFAGRSHDSIALIQKLQAAYPKTRIITFNYRSYGLNKGKICEKKMFEDALQIAKIVHRNYGDFYLLGFSIGSSLASYVASKMDVKALFLIGAFDSIPAIAQKKFGFRIAESLIRYKFPTIEFLKTVHVQTYLFVSTDDETTYIENARKLSENINNLVLYKEYENRTHKEVLWDEDVITKINGVLNR from the coding sequence ATGCTAGAGATAGTAACTGATGATGAAGTAAAGTTAGAAGGTGTAGTGTATGAACCAAAAGACTTTAATGCAACTATGCTTTTTTTTGCAGGAAGAAGTCATGACAGTATAGCTCTCATTCAGAAACTTCAAGCTGCTTATCCTAAAACAAGAATTATTACCTTTAATTACCGTTCTTACGGACTCAATAAAGGAAAAATATGTGAGAAAAAAATGTTTGAAGATGCACTTCAAATTGCCAAAATTGTACATAGAAATTACGGAGACTTTTATCTTTTAGGATTTTCCATCGGTTCAAGTTTGGCAAGTTATGTTGCTTCAAAAATGGATGTGAAAGCTTTGTTCTTAATAGGAGCATTTGACTCTATTCCTGCTATTGCACAAAAAAAGTTTGGTTTCAGAATAGCTGAATCATTAATTCGTTATAAATTTCCCACTATTGAATTTTTAAAAACTGTTCACGTTCAGACATATCTTTTTGTAAGTACTGATGATGAGACTACTTATATAGAAAATGCCAGAAAGTTGTCTGAAAACATAAACAACTTAGTGTTATATAAAGAGTATGAAAACCGTACGCATAAAGAAGTTTTATGGGATGAAGATGTTATTACAAAAATAAACGGAGTACTAAATAGATGA
- a CDS encoding ElyC/SanA/YdcF family protein: protein MSFGLFIKKFVSFFFEPIGIVITLFVIGLYYLYQKKHYKAEQFLLGSVLVLALFAYPPFSNFLVKKLENQYPKYDYSQNIKYIHVLGNGHTTDSTQPLSSQIASSGVKRILEGIIIHNKIPGSKIIFTGYAGNTDVANAVMNAKLSYALGTDQNSTIINPKPEDTREEAEFTKTIVGDEPFVLVTSASHMPRAMMLFQSYGMHPIAAPTAFYKDNNMSWLSAPNSGALFVSTLAMHEYIGMLYAKIRGVFS from the coding sequence ATGAGTTTTGGATTATTTATAAAGAAGTTTGTGAGTTTCTTTTTTGAGCCTATAGGTATCGTTATTACACTGTTTGTGATAGGATTATATTACCTTTATCAAAAAAAACACTATAAAGCAGAACAGTTTTTACTTGGAAGTGTCTTAGTACTTGCATTGTTTGCTTATCCTCCTTTTTCAAATTTTTTGGTCAAGAAATTAGAAAACCAATATCCAAAATATGATTACTCTCAAAATATAAAATATATACATGTACTTGGAAATGGGCATACTACTGATTCTACACAGCCACTATCTTCTCAAATAGCTAGTTCTGGAGTGAAGAGAATTTTAGAAGGGATTATCATTCACAATAAGATACCGGGATCAAAAATTATTTTTACCGGATATGCAGGAAATACAGATGTGGCAAATGCAGTCATGAATGCAAAACTTTCCTATGCTCTAGGAACAGATCAAAATAGTACTATTATCAATCCTAAACCTGAAGACACACGTGAAGAAGCAGAGTTTACAAAAACAATTGTAGGTGATGAGCCTTTTGTTTTAGTAACTTCGGCTTCACATATGCCACGTGCGATGATGCTGTTTCAATCTTACGGGATGCATCCTATCGCAGCACCGACAGCATTTTATAAAGATAATAATATGAGTTGGTTAAGTGCACCAAACAGTGGAGCTTTATTTGTATCTACACTTGCTATGCATGAATATATAGGTATGTTGTATGCAAAAATCAGAGGAGTTTTTTCATAA
- a CDS encoding ferritin-like domain-containing protein yields the protein MNKTYQKKHELWLGILFSSFAINDEEIKARLYDFSQIAFRHMKWLGSDILESNDDYNYDRDYQLQKHQNVSEILETLKIQIFTTQQYYPASILGQRLKTDDAYLLEYIDQLLTDENKKQTVTAFNMQREWENLDQSSIDALTLFLFEESYKEYELILVYAYMQARTKNHLHFNIFQDLIDESHFHLKSFGNMMSKLGILSVPRQLHEMTYMVTDLNKFVIDGIAEEEAAKEMCKQLSEAIKDEKLSKFFDFINFQESYHIELMKKLL from the coding sequence ATGAATAAAACATATCAAAAGAAACACGAACTTTGGTTAGGTATTTTATTTAGCTCTTTTGCAATCAACGATGAAGAGATCAAAGCACGCTTATATGATTTCTCCCAAATTGCTTTTCGTCATATGAAATGGCTGGGAAGTGATATTTTAGAAAGTAACGATGACTATAACTACGATCGAGACTACCAACTCCAAAAACATCAAAATGTATCTGAAATCTTAGAAACTTTAAAAATACAAATCTTTACAACTCAACAATACTACCCTGCTTCTATTTTAGGTCAACGATTAAAAACTGATGATGCTTATTTATTAGAATATATTGATCAACTCCTGACAGATGAGAATAAAAAGCAAACCGTAACCGCTTTTAATATGCAAAGAGAGTGGGAAAATCTTGATCAATCAAGTATTGATGCCTTAACACTCTTTTTATTTGAAGAATCGTATAAGGAGTATGAATTAATTTTAGTCTATGCATATATGCAAGCAAGAACAAAAAATCATCTCCATTTTAACATATTTCAAGACCTTATTGATGAATCGCATTTTCATCTAAAATCTTTTGGAAATATGATGTCAAAGTTAGGGATACTATCGGTCCCTAGACAACTTCATGAAATGACATATATGGTTACAGATCTAAATAAATTTGTTATAGATGGCATAGCTGAAGAGGAAGCTGCAAAAGAGATGTGTAAACAACTCAGTGAAGCGATTAAAGATGAGAAGTTAAGTAAGTTTTTTGACTTTATAAATTTTCAAGAATCTTACCATATAGAGCTTATGAAAAAACTCCTCTGA
- a CDS encoding iron-sulfur cluster assembly scaffold protein gives MFENVKIPEGINPETLEHLMNPKNYGKLDGADGVGVALDEKTKEYVIFYTKLEDETITDVRFATNGCQDTVVIGSMYTEMIKNNTLEYANKAIQKMNEKLGSMTPQQKVCADIVFTAFIASIKNYENILNGAKEELHVLKMKESCEVEENE, from the coding sequence ATGTTTGAAAATGTAAAAATTCCAGAAGGGATAAATCCAGAAACTCTTGAACATTTAATGAATCCTAAAAACTACGGTAAACTGGATGGTGCTGATGGTGTAGGAGTAGCACTAGATGAAAAAACAAAAGAATACGTTATTTTCTATACAAAGCTTGAAGACGAAACTATTACAGATGTTCGTTTTGCAACAAATGGGTGTCAAGACACCGTCGTTATAGGTTCGATGTATACAGAAATGATTAAAAATAATACTTTAGAATATGCGAATAAAGCAATTCAAAAAATGAATGAAAAACTAGGAAGTATGACACCGCAACAAAAAGTATGTGCAGATATTGTTTTTACTGCATTTATAGCTTCAATCAAAAACTATGAAAATATTCTCAACGGTGCAAAAGAAGAGTTGCATGTTCTAAAAATGAAAGAGAGTTGTGAGGTGGAAGAAAATGAATAA
- the truA gene encoding tRNA pseudouridine(38-40) synthase TruA, whose product MRVAFVLAYNGTHFLGSQVQKSSHNTVFGQLEHVLRRLGIEEKTVASGRTDKGVHASYQVAHVDLPDFWTDLNKLKRVLNEMLPSSIKVKKVFHVQNNFHARYSAKSRVYRYIIKTGQSNPFEADFVTFLEEPNFNILQQNIKLFIGQHDFANFMKTGSDTKSSVREIYKAFAYKHKEYIVLYFEANGYLRTQIRFMVGALLDLSSQQIHEKLNCKINHKLKPAPANGLYLAKVKY is encoded by the coding sequence ATGAGAGTAGCGTTTGTTCTGGCTTACAACGGTACGCACTTTTTAGGTTCTCAGGTCCAAAAAAGTTCACACAATACTGTTTTTGGTCAACTCGAGCATGTATTACGACGACTCGGTATTGAAGAAAAAACTGTTGCCAGCGGTAGGACAGATAAAGGTGTACATGCTTCATATCAAGTAGCTCATGTTGATTTGCCCGATTTCTGGACAGACTTAAATAAACTCAAACGTGTTTTAAATGAGATGCTTCCATCCAGCATAAAGGTCAAAAAAGTATTTCATGTTCAAAATAATTTTCATGCCCGATACTCCGCAAAATCACGCGTATACAGATATATTATTAAAACGGGACAATCAAACCCTTTTGAAGCAGATTTTGTAACTTTTCTTGAAGAACCTAATTTCAATATCTTACAGCAAAATATAAAACTCTTCATCGGTCAACATGACTTTGCAAACTTTATGAAAACAGGCAGTGATACAAAAAGCTCCGTACGCGAAATATATAAAGCATTTGCGTATAAACACAAAGAGTATATCGTCCTCTATTTTGAAGCAAACGGTTATTTACGTACACAAATACGTTTTATGGTTGGTGCTTTGCTTGATCTAAGCAGTCAGCAGATTCACGAAAAACTAAACTGTAAAATCAATCACAAGCTCAAACCTGCACCTGCCAATGGTCTCTATCTTGCTAAAGTGAAATATTAA
- a CDS encoding LptF/LptG family permease, whose product MDKLRRYILSNLSSVFLSMFLPLFVIASMIFSIKLATYTAIIKLSLLDMIKLYMFVLPDILFYTLPISFFVAAVLSIFKLSNDNEIVVIFALGIKPSFLVKILFIPAFLLTTLLFIDYLVLYPHTNNLSDNFIDKKKNEAKFNLSASEFGNNFGPWLLYIGKEDKKNRRYEDVLLFNKENNEEILISAKHANVINEDGALQLELKTGQGYSYSEKKFTQINFDEMTIYNSLQSYQRAYKTPLEYWLPKNIDSMTYAEKWLENQTRKTRERLIITNTLLSLFPVLSIFLVVAIGVVHARHQKSKIYLYIFLSIILYYATSMSLHRVLGFHAIYLVTTLWLLGTYYIYRQTITKRF is encoded by the coding sequence ATGGATAAATTAAGACGTTATATACTTTCTAATCTTTCTTCAGTATTTTTATCGATGTTTTTACCACTGTTTGTAATTGCATCTATGATCTTTTCAATTAAACTGGCGACGTATACCGCAATTATTAAACTTTCGCTTTTAGACATGATTAAACTCTATATGTTTGTGTTGCCTGATATCTTGTTTTACACACTTCCTATATCTTTTTTTGTAGCGGCAGTACTCTCGATATTCAAACTCTCTAACGATAATGAAATAGTCGTAATTTTTGCCCTTGGAATCAAACCATCTTTTTTGGTTAAAATATTATTTATTCCAGCATTTTTACTAACAACCTTACTTTTTATAGACTACCTTGTACTCTATCCACACACAAATAACCTTTCTGATAATTTTATTGATAAAAAAAAGAATGAAGCAAAATTCAATCTCTCTGCTAGCGAATTTGGAAACAACTTCGGTCCTTGGTTATTGTATATTGGTAAAGAAGATAAAAAGAATAGAAGATATGAAGATGTCTTGTTATTTAATAAAGAGAATAATGAAGAGATCCTCATCTCTGCAAAGCATGCAAATGTAATTAATGAGGATGGTGCACTACAACTTGAACTAAAAACCGGTCAAGGATATAGTTATTCAGAAAAAAAATTTACCCAAATAAATTTTGATGAAATGACTATTTATAATAGTTTACAATCATACCAACGAGCATACAAAACTCCTCTTGAATATTGGCTACCAAAAAATATAGACAGTATGACGTATGCGGAAAAATGGTTAGAAAACCAAACCCGTAAAACACGAGAAAGACTTATAATTACTAATACATTATTGAGCCTTTTTCCGGTACTTTCAATCTTTTTAGTAGTAGCTATAGGAGTTGTCCATGCTAGACATCAAAAATCTAAGATTTACCTCTATATCTTTTTGAGTATTATTCTATATTATGCAACTTCTATGTCCTTACATCGTGTTCTTGGTTTTCATGCAATTTACCTTGTAACTACTTTGTGGCTTTTAGGAACATATTATATTTATAGACAAACTATTACTAAAAGATTTTAA
- a CDS encoding A24 family peptidase, with product MELLLAALFGILFGSFLNVVILRIPEGESVIFIPSHCTSCNTPLKPWHNIPLLSWIFLGGKCAYCKAKISMQYPIIELSSGIIFFLVASKYGVNIPAFFIAMSFLMLLALSMIDFKYKMVPDSLNLLAIIFAVAGASSPQIFLTHAQNALLFAGGFTLLRFALSYYLTSSVYRAGLKTKTSWNKYFDRTPMIEAMGEGDIMVAATMGALLGIKLGLFAIFLSAILALPVMLLLLKRPAEEQRVPFVPFLALATIITFVYDSQFLAFLEANF from the coding sequence ATGGAATTACTTTTAGCAGCACTCTTTGGTATTTTATTTGGCTCGTTTTTAAATGTCGTTATTTTACGTATACCTGAAGGGGAAAGTGTTATTTTTATACCTTCTCATTGTACATCATGTAATACACCGCTAAAACCGTGGCATAATATTCCTCTTTTGTCTTGGATATTTTTAGGTGGGAAATGTGCATATTGTAAAGCTAAAATTTCTATGCAATATCCTATAATAGAGCTAAGTTCAGGAATTATTTTTTTTCTGGTTGCTTCGAAATACGGAGTTAATATTCCTGCTTTTTTTATCGCTATGAGTTTTTTAATGCTTTTAGCACTTTCCATGATTGACTTTAAATACAAAATGGTTCCAGATTCACTCAATCTCCTAGCCATTATTTTTGCTGTTGCAGGGGCTTCTTCACCGCAAATATTTTTAACACATGCTCAAAATGCACTTTTGTTTGCAGGTGGATTTACACTACTTCGTTTTGCACTTTCTTATTATCTTACATCATCGGTATATCGTGCTGGACTCAAAACAAAAACATCATGGAATAAATATTTTGATCGTACACCTATGATAGAAGCAATGGGGGAAGGTGATATTATGGTAGCGGCTACTATGGGAGCATTGCTTGGTATTAAATTGGGCCTTTTCGCAATCTTTTTATCGGCAATTTTAGCACTTCCTGTCATGCTTTTACTATTAAAGAGACCAGCAGAAGAGCAACGTGTACCTTTTGTACCATTTTTGGCACTGGCGACAATTATTACTTTTGTCTATGACTCACAATTTTTAGCTTTTCTTGAGGCAAACTTTTAA
- a CDS encoding di-trans,poly-cis-decaprenylcistransferase, with the protein MNKLGHVAIIMDGNGRWAELHNKKRSDGHEAGAKIVRGITEFCAAHEEIERLTLYAFSTENWKRPRLEVEFLMKLLDKYIKQELDTYLKNNIRFEPIGDLRAFSKQLQATLLMAQEKTAHCDGLVQSLALNYGSQDEVLRAFNSLKHQEGEITKEMLDNALDCKSDVDLLIRTGGDHRLSNFLLWQAAYAELFFTDTLWPDFSTKEFEKIIKKFKKVERRFGGLK; encoded by the coding sequence ATGAATAAACTCGGTCATGTAGCAATTATAATGGATGGAAATGGACGCTGGGCAGAACTGCATAATAAAAAGCGCTCTGATGGACATGAAGCCGGTGCTAAAATTGTTCGCGGAATTACAGAGTTTTGTGCTGCTCATGAAGAAATCGAACGTTTAACGCTTTATGCATTTTCTACAGAAAACTGGAAACGTCCACGTCTAGAAGTTGAATTTTTAATGAAACTGCTTGACAAGTATATTAAACAAGAACTAGATACCTATCTCAAAAACAATATTCGTTTTGAACCTATCGGTGATCTTCGAGCTTTTTCCAAACAACTTCAAGCAACGCTCTTAATGGCACAAGAAAAAACAGCTCACTGTGACGGTTTAGTGCAATCTTTAGCTTTAAATTACGGTAGTCAAGATGAAGTATTACGAGCGTTTAATTCTCTTAAACATCAAGAGGGCGAAATTACAAAAGAGATGCTGGATAATGCACTTGATTGTAAATCTGATGTGGATCTTCTCATCCGTACAGGTGGCGATCACAGACTCTCAAATTTTCTACTCTGGCAAGCTGCTTATGCGGAACTCTTTTTTACTGATACTCTCTGGCCAGATTTTAGTACGAAAGAGTTTGAAAAAATTATAAAGAAATTTAAAAAAGTTGAAAGAAGGTTTGGTGGATTAAAATGA
- the coaBC gene encoding bifunctional phosphopantothenoylcysteine decarboxylase/phosphopantothenate--cysteine ligase CoaBC, translating to MNISPNLLENKKIILAVTGSISVYKALELARLYVKAGAEVRVVMSEAAKKFVTPLTFETLTSNKVLDDTNEDWTNDHNHIKLAQWADIMVIAPATANTIAKLANAIADNILLQVALAFPDMKILAPAANTNMIQHPISQANLKMLGIANYTILNTQTKELACKTTGDGALAEPLDIFYATARELLKEDFWADRMVMVTGGGTIEKIDDVRYISNFSSGKMAAAVATSLYLRGADVNLISTNLPSDLPQDMHKLHVEDSAEMLEYLVDSIRIAKKGKVSKATLMRDEHIHLIQKTPYLFMAAAVSDYVPAFVQSGKLKKEMLGDEWSIEMKKNVDILSSIDKDGIKVIGFKAEMDEQNAKTNATNMLNSKSIDAVCLNILKNSSSFGTDTNEIEFIIQNKSVMIPKDSKLNVAFEILNNAKELEN from the coding sequence ATGAATATTTCACCGAATTTACTTGAAAATAAAAAAATCATTTTAGCTGTTACTGGTTCTATTTCAGTATATAAAGCACTCGAACTTGCACGTTTGTATGTTAAAGCAGGTGCAGAAGTTCGTGTAGTGATGAGTGAAGCTGCAAAAAAATTTGTCACACCACTAACTTTTGAAACTTTAACATCAAACAAAGTCCTCGATGATACGAATGAGGACTGGACAAACGATCACAACCATATAAAACTGGCTCAGTGGGCAGATATTATGGTAATTGCTCCTGCTACGGCAAATACCATTGCAAAACTTGCCAACGCAATAGCTGATAATATTTTGCTTCAAGTAGCTCTTGCATTTCCGGATATGAAAATATTAGCCCCTGCGGCCAATACAAATATGATCCAGCATCCAATATCTCAAGCAAATCTTAAAATGCTGGGAATTGCAAACTATACAATTTTAAATACGCAAACAAAAGAACTGGCATGTAAAACAACAGGTGATGGTGCACTTGCCGAACCGTTAGATATTTTTTATGCAACTGCCAGAGAACTTCTTAAAGAAGATTTTTGGGCAGATAGAATGGTAATGGTTACAGGTGGTGGAACAATTGAGAAGATTGATGATGTCCGTTATATTTCTAATTTTTCAAGCGGAAAAATGGCGGCAGCAGTAGCAACGTCTCTTTATTTAAGAGGTGCTGATGTCAACCTTATCTCAACAAATCTACCTTCGGATCTACCGCAGGATATGCATAAACTTCATGTAGAAGACAGTGCTGAGATGCTGGAATATTTAGTTGATTCTATCCGAATTGCTAAAAAAGGGAAAGTTTCCAAAGCAACACTAATGCGTGATGAACATATTCATCTAATCCAAAAAACACCTTATCTCTTTATGGCGGCAGCAGTGAGTGATTATGTACCTGCATTTGTACAAAGCGGTAAACTAAAAAAAGAGATGCTTGGCGACGAATGGTCAATTGAGATGAAAAAGAATGTCGACATATTAAGTTCGATTGATAAAGATGGTATCAAAGTTATAGGCTTTAAAGCAGAAATGGATGAACAAAATGCAAAAACGAATGCAACAAATATGCTAAATTCTAAAAGCATTGATGCAGTTTGTTTAAATATTCTCAAAAATTCTTCAAGCTTCGGTACCGATACAAATGAAATAGAATTCATCATACAGAATAAATCTGTAATGATTCCAAAAGATTCAAAACTAAATGTTGCTTTTGAAATTTTGAACAATGCAAAAGAGTTAGAAAACTAA
- the glmU gene encoding bifunctional UDP-N-acetylglucosamine diphosphorylase/glucosamine-1-phosphate N-acetyltransferase GlmU, with amino-acid sequence MDLNNISIVILAAGKGSRMKSNKAKVLHEISGKPMLYHIIKASKEISNDVSVVIAHQKEEVKKEMVSYFDDIIFVEQDAQNFPGTGGAMKNVAPKNDKVLVLNGDMPLITAKSLEGFLQNDADIIMSIFDLEDPNGYGRVVIDHNKVQYIVEQKDANPAELNVTTVNAGIYAFKKEVLNKYIPLLSNDNAQEEYYLTDVIAMAKKDGLTIAPLLVDEEHFKGVNSKKDLADSEVIMQERIKTKWMEAGVSMQLPETIYIENEVVFEGECRVENGVRITGNSQIINSEIKAHSVIEDSIVKNSDVGPLAHLRPASSIEDTHIGNFVEVKKATLKGVKAGHLSYLGDAEIDEGTNIGAGTITCNYDGINKYKTKIGKNVFVGSDSQLVAPVTIADDVMIAAGTTVTSGEVDSGNLVISRTKMKLIKNFYYKFFKKK; translated from the coding sequence ATGGATTTAAACAATATTAGTATCGTTATTTTAGCGGCAGGTAAAGGGAGCCGCATGAAATCAAATAAAGCAAAGGTTTTACACGAAATTTCTGGTAAACCTATGCTATACCATATCATTAAAGCTTCTAAAGAGATTTCAAATGATGTTTCAGTTGTAATCGCGCATCAAAAAGAGGAAGTAAAAAAAGAGATGGTATCTTATTTTGACGATATTATTTTTGTTGAACAAGATGCTCAAAACTTTCCAGGAACAGGCGGAGCTATGAAAAATGTAGCACCAAAGAATGACAAAGTTCTTGTTCTCAATGGAGATATGCCTCTTATCACTGCAAAGTCTTTAGAAGGCTTTCTACAAAACGATGCAGATATTATTATGAGTATTTTTGATCTTGAAGATCCAAACGGTTACGGACGTGTAGTAATTGATCATAATAAAGTACAATATATAGTAGAGCAAAAAGACGCAAACCCTGCAGAACTTAACGTTACTACTGTAAATGCAGGTATTTATGCATTTAAAAAAGAAGTTTTAAATAAATATATCCCTCTGCTTTCAAACGATAATGCACAAGAGGAATATTATCTTACAGACGTCATTGCCATGGCAAAAAAAGACGGATTAACGATTGCACCGTTACTTGTTGATGAAGAACATTTTAAAGGGGTTAACTCTAAAAAGGACCTTGCTGATTCTGAAGTTATTATGCAAGAACGCATTAAAACGAAATGGATGGAAGCAGGTGTCAGCATGCAACTTCCTGAAACTATTTATATAGAAAATGAAGTTGTATTTGAGGGTGAATGTAGAGTTGAAAACGGTGTTAGAATCACAGGCAATTCGCAAATTATCAATTCAGAAATTAAAGCACACTCGGTAATTGAAGATAGTATAGTAAAAAATTCAGACGTAGGTCCATTAGCACATCTCCGCCCTGCTTCATCAATAGAAGATACACATATCGGTAACTTTGTAGAGGTAAAAAAAGCAACGCTAAAAGGTGTAAAAGCTGGACATTTAAGCTACCTTGGAGATGCCGAAATTGATGAAGGTACAAATATCGGTGCAGGAACAATCACTTGTAACTACGATGGAATAAATAAATACAAAACAAAAATTGGTAAAAATGTCTTTGTTGGAAGTGATTCCCAGCTTGTGGCTCCTGTTACAATTGCCGATGATGTAATGATTGCAGCCGGAACGACAGTAACAAGTGGTGAAGTTGATAGTGGAAACCTTGTAATCAGCCGAACAAAGATGAAACTCATAAAAAATTTTTATTACAAATTCTTTAAGAAAAAATAG
- a CDS encoding motility protein A, whose product MDLGTVIGLVLILALLFGAMAMGVGIGPYIDIPSVLIVIGGSIGSLMIAFKPAQMKKFTKVFMVAIKPTEEDVNELIKKLVEFATKARKEGILALEGDVNNEENDFLRKGLSMAIDGSEPDTIRELLEIEMEQTSTRHKSQAAIFSTWAGLAGAMGMIGTLIGLVAMLLNMADPSAIGPSMAVALLTTMYGAMIGNIFGAPIANVLNIRDDDETIVKLIILEGIMSIQAGDAPRVLEAKLLAYLAPAERVSQFD is encoded by the coding sequence ATGGATTTAGGTACGGTCATTGGTCTAGTGTTAATTTTAGCCCTTTTATTCGGGGCTATGGCGATGGGTGTAGGTATCGGCCCTTATATTGATATCCCCTCTGTTTTAATCGTAATCGGTGGTTCTATCGGTTCATTGATGATTGCATTTAAACCTGCTCAGATGAAAAAGTTTACAAAAGTCTTTATGGTGGCAATAAAGCCTACTGAAGAGGATGTAAATGAACTTATAAAAAAACTGGTTGAATTCGCAACAAAAGCTAGAAAAGAAGGTATTTTGGCTTTAGAAGGCGATGTAAACAACGAAGAAAATGACTTTTTGAGAAAAGGTTTGTCTATGGCAATTGACGGAAGTGAACCGGATACAATCCGTGAACTTTTAGAAATTGAAATGGAGCAAACAAGTACTCGTCATAAATCACAGGCTGCAATTTTCTCAACATGGGCAGGACTTGCTGGAGCGATGGGTATGATTGGTACTCTAATCGGTCTTGTTGCGATGCTTTTAAATATGGCGGATCCTTCAGCGATCGGACCATCTATGGCAGTTGCCTTACTTACAACTATGTATGGTGCTATGATTGGTAATATATTTGGTGCACCGATTGCCAATGTTCTTAATATTAGAGATGATGATGAAACGATTGTAAAATTAATCATTTTAGAAGGTATCATGTCTATCCAAGCAGGTGATGCACCGAGAGTTTTAGAAGCAAAATTACTTGCATATTTAGCGCCTGCTGAACGTGTAAGTCAATTTGATTAA
- a CDS encoding flagellar motor protein MotB yields the protein MAKKKKCPECETCMPAWLAAFGDLMSLLLCFFVLLLSMSSMDAKKVSEAIGSLSGAMSVLEGGTQTEISKKRIQESTPIETKDETSEVVNRIQQAVADANEMVEKQQGPEITLEEAQEGFVIKMPAALLFKAGSATIDNQDALLFLKRMSLLIDEMPNDVEVSVQGHTDDSGPGLNSPFKDNWELSTARAISVLKELEIDGVDPKRMNATGYAQYQPVATNATRIGREKNRRVELHFFGKKTEASQKKATSILDKAK from the coding sequence ATGGCAAAAAAGAAAAAGTGTCCTGAGTGCGAAACATGTATGCCGGCATGGTTGGCTGCGTTTGGAGACCTTATGTCTCTACTTCTTTGTTTTTTTGTGCTTCTTCTTTCTATGTCAAGTATGGATGCCAAAAAAGTTTCTGAAGCGATAGGATCACTTAGCGGTGCTATGAGTGTTTTAGAGGGTGGGACACAAACAGAAATCTCTAAAAAACGTATTCAGGAATCTACGCCTATAGAAACTAAAGATGAAACGAGTGAAGTTGTAAATAGAATTCAACAAGCTGTTGCTGATGCAAATGAGATGGTGGAAAAACAACAAGGTCCGGAGATCACTTTAGAAGAAGCTCAAGAAGGTTTTGTAATTAAAATGCCGGCGGCACTTTTATTTAAGGCTGGAAGTGCAACAATAGACAATCAAGATGCACTTTTGTTTTTAAAAAGAATGTCTTTACTTATTGATGAGATGCCAAACGATGTTGAAGTAAGTGTACAAGGGCATACAGATGACAGCGGACCAGGTCTTAACAGTCCATTTAAAGACAACTGGGAACTTTCAACTGCAAGAGCGATATCAGTACTTAAAGAACTTGAAATTGACGGCGTTGATCCAAAACGTATGAATGCGACTGGATATGCACAGTATCAACCTGTGGCAACGAATGCTACAAGAATAGGTAGAGAAAAAAATAGAAGAGTTGAACTTCACTTTTTCGGGAAAAAAACAGAGGCTTCACAAAAAAAAGCTACATCTATACTTGATAAAGCGAAGTAG